One Chordicoccus furentiruminis DNA window includes the following coding sequences:
- the mreC gene encoding rod shape-determining protein MreC: protein MSSSHFLAVMSIICVGLILITMTMPGVSAPVRTAAGYVVTPFQNGMNSVGKWLGTAFSGFSSAQKLTRENETLKKQVSELTQENNDLLQKEGELTRLQSLYNLDKKYSDYTKVAAEVISKDPGNWYSTFVVNKGSKDGIAADMNVLGQGGLIGIVTEVGQNWAQIRSIIDDDSNVSAMASNTSEPCTVTGNLLDMENGKIDFSGLRDSDNAVTEGTSLVTSNISDKYLPGLLIGYVSEISLDSNNLTKSGTLIPAADFRGLREVLIITDLKQTKENS, encoded by the coding sequence ATGAGCAGCAGTCATTTTCTCGCGGTGATGTCGATCATCTGCGTCGGGCTCATCCTGATCACGATGACCATGCCGGGCGTATCCGCACCGGTCCGCACGGCGGCAGGCTATGTGGTGACGCCGTTCCAGAACGGGATGAACAGCGTCGGCAAATGGCTCGGAACGGCATTTTCCGGATTCAGCAGCGCGCAGAAGCTGACCAGGGAAAACGAGACCCTGAAAAAGCAGGTCTCCGAACTGACGCAGGAGAACAATGATCTGCTTCAGAAGGAAGGCGAGCTGACCCGTCTTCAGTCGCTCTACAATCTTGACAAGAAATACAGCGATTACACAAAGGTCGCCGCAGAAGTCATCTCGAAGGACCCGGGGAACTGGTACAGCACCTTCGTGGTCAACAAAGGATCGAAGGACGGCATCGCGGCAGACATGAACGTACTCGGTCAGGGCGGTCTGATCGGCATTGTAACCGAAGTGGGACAGAACTGGGCGCAGATCCGCTCTATCATCGATGACGACAGCAACGTCAGCGCGATGGCGTCGAACACGTCGGAGCCCTGCACGGTCACGGGCAATCTGCTGGATATGGAAAACGGAAAGATCGATTTCAGCGGTCTTCGCGACAGCGACAACGCCGTCACGGAGGGAACGTCTCTTGTGACATCCAACATCAGCGACAAGTATCTGCCCGGACTTCTGATCGGCTATGTCAGCGAAATTTCGCTGGATTCCAATAACCTCACCAAATCCGGCACACTGATCCCGGCTGCCGACTTCCGCGGTCTCCGCGAGGTTCTGATCATCACGGATCTCAAACAGACAAAGGAGAATTCGTAA
- a CDS encoding rod shape-determining protein has translation MFSKNVFGVDLGTSAVKIYSLRKARLMIEHDRIAVRNGSQVIAAGNDAFEMYEKNPPCISVDRPMESGRIADVDEVEMLLLILLRKADRHAGSHPVIYFSAPVNMSEIEKRAYYSISSTGRLGHPKVFLVDRPICDAISLGIPLIRTRGSMILDIGAQTTEVSVVANEQIIVSDSLPVGGEQLSDSIMNEIRREKNLLIGHRTARRLKAVLASFEQRGIGEARKVTGIDTLTGLPREEIITADLVTRAVDRELSKGAAAMRQFLERTPPQITRCIMDEGIHLTGGTARMPGIDRYLSRHIGCRIVRSSDYEFSTVKGLEELILHKDLRKWAYALKEKGS, from the coding sequence ATGTTCAGTAAAAATGTATTTGGCGTTGATCTTGGCACCAGCGCCGTGAAAATCTACAGTCTCAGGAAAGCGCGCCTGATGATCGAGCACGACCGGATCGCGGTCCGGAACGGCTCTCAGGTCATCGCCGCCGGCAACGACGCCTTTGAGATGTATGAAAAGAACCCGCCCTGCATCTCCGTTGACAGACCGATGGAAAGCGGACGGATCGCTGACGTGGATGAGGTGGAGATGCTCCTCCTCATCCTTCTTCGAAAAGCGGACCGTCACGCCGGAAGCCATCCTGTCATCTATTTCTCGGCGCCCGTGAATATGTCGGAGATCGAAAAAAGAGCGTACTATTCCATCAGCAGCACCGGCCGTCTCGGCCATCCGAAGGTGTTTCTCGTCGATCGTCCGATCTGCGACGCGATTTCGCTGGGCATCCCGCTGATCCGTACCAGGGGCAGCATGATCCTCGATATCGGCGCGCAGACCACGGAGGTTTCCGTTGTCGCGAACGAGCAGATCATTGTCAGCGACTCTCTTCCGGTCGGAGGGGAGCAGCTGAGCGACAGCATCATGAATGAGATCAGAAGAGAGAAGAACCTGCTGATCGGACACAGGACGGCCCGCCGGCTGAAGGCCGTGCTTGCCTCCTTCGAGCAGCGCGGAATCGGAGAGGCCAGAAAGGTGACGGGGATCGATACGCTGACCGGCCTCCCCCGGGAGGAAATCATCACAGCGGATCTGGTCACACGGGCCGTTGACCGGGAGCTTTCAAAGGGTGCGGCGGCGATGCGCCAGTTTCTCGAGAGGACACCGCCGCAGATTACGCGCTGCATCATGGACGAGGGCATCCACCTGACTGGCGGAACCGCCCGGATGCCCGGCATCGACCGGTACCTGAGCCGCCACATCGGCTGCCGGATCGTCCGTTCGTCGGATTATGAGTTCAGCACGGTAAAAGGGCTCGAGGAGCTGATTCTTCACAAAGATCTCCGCAAATGGGCTTACGCACTGAAGGAAAAGGGATCATGA
- a CDS encoding methionine gamma-lyase family protein, which produces MDRKISQYEACGISADVARFGEQVLVPLRGRFAAIDDTAEINQLKVIHAFQSAQVSEACLSGTTGYGYNDLGRDKLEEVYAKTFHTEAALVRPLISCGTHALAIALAGNTRPGDQILYITGQPYDTLEEVIGIRPSAGSLAEFGVTYGQVDLLPDGSFDLNGIRKAITDRTRIVAIQRSKGYAARPTLSVNQIGEAVACVKAVRSDLIVMVDNCYGEFVEEQEPSDVGADMVVGSLIKNPGGGLAPSGGYICGTKACIDRASWRMTCPGLGAEIGPSLSLNTSFYEGFFLAPVVTAAAVKGAVFASALYERLGFKVLPGSGEDRHDIIEAITLGSPEAVIAFCRGIQKGAPVDSFVTPEPWDMPGYDDPVIMAAGAFVEGSSIELSADGPIRPPYNVFFQGGLTWPSAKLGILMSLQSMKDAGLVKIPDIGPASD; this is translated from the coding sequence ATGGACAGAAAAATCAGTCAGTATGAAGCCTGCGGAATTTCCGCGGATGTCGCACGGTTCGGGGAACAGGTGCTTGTGCCGCTTCGCGGCCGCTTTGCCGCAATCGACGACACCGCCGAGATCAATCAGCTGAAGGTCATTCACGCCTTTCAGAGCGCTCAGGTCAGCGAGGCGTGTCTCAGCGGAACCACCGGCTACGGCTACAACGATCTCGGACGGGACAAGCTGGAGGAAGTCTACGCGAAAACCTTCCACACGGAGGCCGCACTCGTCCGGCCTCTGATTTCCTGCGGAACGCACGCACTCGCGATCGCGCTGGCCGGCAACACGCGGCCAGGCGATCAGATCCTTTACATCACAGGCCAGCCCTATGACACGCTGGAGGAGGTCATCGGCATCCGGCCCTCCGCCGGATCGCTGGCGGAGTTCGGCGTGACATACGGCCAGGTCGATCTGCTGCCCGACGGATCCTTTGATCTCAACGGCATCCGAAAAGCCATCACGGATCGGACACGGATTGTGGCCATCCAGCGCTCCAAGGGCTATGCCGCCCGGCCGACGCTGTCCGTGAATCAGATCGGTGAGGCGGTCGCCTGCGTGAAGGCCGTCCGGTCTGATCTGATCGTCATGGTCGACAACTGCTACGGAGAATTTGTCGAAGAGCAGGAGCCCTCGGATGTCGGCGCGGACATGGTCGTCGGCTCGCTGATCAAGAATCCCGGTGGAGGACTCGCGCCGAGCGGCGGCTACATCTGCGGAACAAAAGCCTGCATCGACCGCGCCTCATGGCGGATGACCTGTCCGGGGCTCGGCGCCGAGATCGGTCCTTCGCTCAGCCTCAACACTTCCTTCTACGAAGGATTCTTTCTTGCTCCTGTCGTGACGGCGGCGGCTGTCAAAGGCGCCGTTTTTGCCTCCGCGCTCTACGAACGTCTCGGATTCAAGGTGCTTCCCGGAAGCGGAGAGGACCGGCACGATATCATCGAGGCGATCACCCTCGGTTCACCGGAGGCGGTGATCGCGTTCTGCCGGGGAATCCAGAAGGGCGCGCCGGTGGATTCCTTCGTCACGCCGGAGCCATGGGATATGCCCGGGTACGATGATCCCGTGATTATGGCAGCCGGAGCCTTTGTGGAGGGATCCAGCATCGAGCTCAGCGCGGATGGCCCGATCCGTCCTCCCTATAACGTTTTCTTCCAGGGCGGTCTGACCTGGCCGTCCGCGAAGCTGGGAATTCTGATGTCTCTGCAGTCCATGAAAGACGCCGGACTCGTGAAAATACCGGATATCGGTCCAGCGTCCGACTGA
- the mreD gene encoding rod shape-determining protein MreD, with the protein MKRKLIIALMLWICFILQTTVFSTFRFLSATPNLMMILTVSIGFMQGRTEGLLTGFACGLLYDICYGGLFGFYALLYMLCGYFCGRFSKIYFDEDIKVPLLLTGGCDAFFNLVVYFSRFLLRGRLHFAGYLKAVMVPDVVATLLLTIILYRLFYRINHSLTEKEKKGRQSLWIRE; encoded by the coding sequence GTGAAGAGAAAACTGATCATCGCGCTGATGCTGTGGATCTGCTTTATTCTTCAGACGACCGTCTTCAGTACGTTCCGTTTCCTGTCCGCCACGCCGAATCTGATGATGATTCTCACCGTCTCCATCGGCTTCATGCAGGGGCGGACGGAAGGGCTTCTGACCGGCTTCGCCTGCGGTCTTCTTTATGACATCTGCTACGGCGGCCTCTTCGGTTTTTACGCGCTGCTCTACATGCTCTGCGGTTATTTCTGCGGACGCTTCAGCAAAATCTACTTCGATGAGGACATCAAGGTGCCCCTGCTGCTGACCGGCGGCTGCGACGCCTTCTTCAACCTTGTCGTCTATTTCTCCAGGTTTCTTCTGCGCGGCCGGCTTCATTTCGCCGGCTACCTGAAGGCGGTGATGGTTCCGGATGTCGTCGCGACGCTTCTTCTGACGATCATCCTGTACCGGCTCTTCTACAGAATCAATCACTCGCTGACAGAAAAGGAGAAGAAAGGCAGGCAGTCTCTATGGATAAGGGAATGA
- the miaA gene encoding tRNA (adenosine(37)-N6)-dimethylallyltransferase MiaA — MHETTKIPLIVIAGPTATGKSGFACEIGRRIGGEVVSADSMQVYRYMDIGTAKVTLEEQMGVPHHLIDVIDPTDEMDAARYAELAEKAIREIDARGHVPILCGGTGFYIQAVTKKIDFSRAAPDEAYRRSLAGYAALHGSEALHQRLAEVDPASAAAIHPNNIKRVIRAMEFFHETGTSIAAHNESEHEKGTPYRLIFFFLDDDRAELYRRIDRRVDFMMEEGLADEVAYLKAMGLDRSFVSMQAIGYKEILAAMDGAFTMEEAVRIIKRESRHYAKRQETWFKREKDAIRIDRSAYAEDDGRILNAMLSVIEERTGIRAKEVKAPNT, encoded by the coding sequence ATGCACGAAACTACCAAGATCCCTCTGATCGTCATCGCCGGCCCCACCGCAACGGGAAAAAGCGGATTCGCCTGTGAAATCGGACGCCGCATCGGCGGAGAGGTCGTCTCGGCGGACTCCATGCAGGTTTACCGCTATATGGATATCGGAACCGCCAAGGTGACGCTGGAGGAGCAGATGGGCGTCCCCCATCACCTGATCGACGTGATCGATCCGACCGACGAGATGGACGCGGCCCGGTATGCGGAACTGGCCGAAAAGGCAATACGGGAGATCGACGCAAGAGGACATGTTCCGATTCTCTGCGGCGGAACCGGCTTCTATATTCAGGCTGTGACCAAAAAGATCGATTTTTCACGGGCGGCGCCGGACGAGGCGTACCGCAGAAGCCTTGCCGGCTATGCCGCCCTGCACGGCAGCGAAGCGCTTCACCAGCGTCTCGCGGAGGTGGATCCCGCCTCGGCGGCCGCCATTCACCCGAACAACATCAAACGGGTCATCCGGGCGATGGAATTTTTCCATGAAACGGGTACCTCCATCGCCGCCCACAACGAATCGGAGCATGAGAAGGGCACGCCTTACCGCCTCATCTTCTTTTTCCTCGACGACGACCGGGCCGAGCTGTACAGGAGGATCGACCGCCGTGTGGATTTCATGATGGAAGAAGGGCTGGCAGATGAGGTCGCCTATCTGAAGGCAATGGGACTTGACCGCTCCTTTGTCTCCATGCAGGCGATCGGCTACAAGGAGATCCTCGCCGCCATGGACGGGGCATTCACAATGGAGGAAGCGGTCCGGATCATCAAGCGCGAGAGCCGCCATTACGCGAAACGACAGGAAACTTGGTTCAAACGCGAGAAGGACGCGATCCGGATCGACCGGTCCGCCTATGCGGAGGATGACGGCCGGATTCTGAACGCGATGCTGTCCGTCATCGAAGAGCGGACCGGCATCCGGGCAAAGGAAGTGAAGGCTCCGAATACCTGA
- the radC gene encoding RadC family protein: MKHLMLDGRADTMRPYEKCRALGPSSLTDAELLAVILRTGVPGVPAEQLADQILHLPGCEAGLGGLGRLSAEEFMQIPGIGEVKAVQLTVIAEMAVRIACRKAGRMMTAENPAAVASYYMEQLRQDTQENVICLMLDSRNHFIGDERLTRGTVNASLISTRDIFLCAVKCRAVAILLVHNHPGGDPSPSEADIELTERVAAAGRLLDIHLLDHIIIGDGRYISFSENGLLKPGSVYVQ, translated from the coding sequence ATGAAGCATCTGATGTTGGACGGACGCGCGGATACGATGCGTCCGTATGAAAAATGCCGTGCCCTTGGCCCTTCATCTCTCACGGATGCGGAGCTTCTGGCGGTCATCCTGCGCACCGGTGTCCCGGGTGTGCCTGCGGAACAGCTGGCGGATCAGATTCTGCATCTGCCGGGCTGTGAGGCAGGGCTCGGGGGACTCGGGCGTCTGTCCGCGGAAGAGTTCATGCAGATTCCGGGCATCGGAGAGGTAAAGGCTGTCCAGCTGACCGTGATCGCCGAGATGGCGGTCCGGATCGCCTGCCGCAAGGCCGGGCGGATGATGACGGCGGAAAATCCAGCCGCTGTGGCCAGCTACTATATGGAACAGCTCCGACAGGACACGCAGGAAAATGTGATCTGTCTGATGCTGGACTCCAGAAATCACTTTATCGGGGACGAGCGTCTCACCCGCGGAACGGTCAACGCGTCCCTGATCTCCACCAGGGATATTTTTCTCTGCGCGGTCAAATGCCGCGCTGTCGCCATCCTTCTGGTGCATAATCACCCGGGCGGCGATCCGTCCCCCAGCGAGGCGGATATTGAGCTGACGGAAAGGGTCGCCGCGGCCGGCCGGCTTCTTGATATTCATCTGCTCGACCATATCATCATCGGAGACGGCCGCTACATCAGCTTCAGCGAAAACGGGCTGCTTAAGCCCGGGAGTGTATATGTTCAGTAA
- a CDS encoding aminoacetone oxidase family FAD-binding enzyme — protein MREILIIGAGASGLAAAVTAAPYCRVTVLEREKKPASKLLRTGNGRCNLANASDLPGRYEGSDAGFAEAVTDAHPLQELLSFFSDLGIPTRSFSGWYYPASEEAHAVSGALLARASSLGVRIRLSESARALKRLPDGRFEVRTDTWSYRSDAVIVSTGSPAGLPAGTDDSSGLLHAFSLPSEPFSPALVPLRTDHSLCAGWAGARARAQAALLVDGRDVQAESGQIQFGRKGLSGIPVFNLSIRAGWALSEGRRTAVRLDLLDGLPDRQALVLRLAELSAEAEAHRPGAENRLRLFLNGLIPERLASVLVREAHPLTALPQLLGGWTIPVVGTGSLPESQAARGGIRTSAVCPDTMMVRTVPGLYLTGELLEPVGHCGGFNLTFAWISGILAGKAAARGVSGPV, from the coding sequence ATGCGCGAGATACTGATCATCGGCGCCGGGGCTTCCGGGCTCGCCGCTGCGGTCACGGCGGCCCCTTACTGCCGCGTCACCGTGCTGGAGCGGGAGAAAAAGCCCGCTTCGAAGCTTCTCCGGACCGGAAACGGCCGCTGCAATCTTGCCAACGCGTCCGATCTTCCCGGGCGTTACGAGGGATCCGACGCCGGCTTCGCCGAAGCCGTAACCGATGCGCATCCGCTCCAGGAGCTGCTTTCCTTTTTCTCAGATCTCGGAATCCCGACCCGTTCCTTCAGCGGATGGTACTACCCGGCCAGTGAGGAGGCGCATGCCGTCTCGGGCGCGCTGCTGGCGCGGGCGTCCTCCCTCGGCGTCCGGATCCGGCTCAGCGAAAGCGCCCGCGCCCTTAAGAGACTTCCGGACGGGCGGTTCGAGGTCCGTACGGATACCTGGTCTTACCGTTCCGACGCCGTCATCGTCTCGACCGGCTCGCCGGCCGGACTGCCGGCCGGTACAGACGACAGTTCCGGACTGCTTCACGCATTCAGCCTGCCTTCCGAGCCCTTTTCCCCGGCGCTCGTTCCTCTGAGGACCGATCACAGTCTGTGCGCCGGATGGGCGGGCGCCCGCGCCCGGGCGCAGGCCGCACTCCTTGTGGACGGAAGGGATGTACAGGCGGAGAGCGGCCAGATCCAGTTCGGCCGGAAAGGTCTTTCCGGCATCCCCGTTTTCAATCTCAGCATCCGCGCCGGATGGGCTCTCTCGGAAGGACGGCGGACGGCGGTCCGTCTCGACCTTCTGGACGGCCTGCCGGACCGGCAGGCTCTTGTCCTGCGCCTTGCGGAGCTTTCCGCGGAGGCGGAAGCGCACCGGCCGGGAGCGGAAAACCGCCTGCGCCTTTTTCTGAACGGGCTGATCCCGGAAAGACTGGCTTCGGTTCTCGTCCGCGAAGCGCATCCTCTGACTGCGCTGCCGCAGCTTCTCGGAGGATGGACGATCCCGGTTGTCGGCACAGGCTCTCTTCCGGAATCCCAGGCTGCGAGAGGCGGAATCCGAACATCGGCTGTCTGCCCTGACACGATGATGGTCCGCACGGTTCCGGGACTCTATCTGACCGGAGAGCTGCTGGAGCCGGTCGGACACTGCGGCGGCTTCAACCTTACGTTTGCATGGATCAGCGGCATACTGGCCGGAAAAGCGGCCGCCCGGGGAGTGAGCGGCCCGGTCTGA
- a CDS encoding penicillin-binding transpeptidase domain-containing protein: MDKGMKRHPLRHFRYTRIIILGVVCALLSGILIHRLYDLQIINGESYRTNFSIKTTKTRTLKSTRGNIYDRNGKVLAYNKLSYSLTLEDSGSYDTYRQRDLSLNGEAYRIAKILSEHGDSLDNDFHVVLGKNGQYTYDVDGRTLQRFKADVYGCAKINDMTEEQAQSTADQMIQTLSGKKRFGLVRSDKPYTAEELKKAGLPETLSPEDTLNIIYVRYQLFTTQYRKYMPVTIARRLSDQSVAALNEEKNSLEGIEIVEDTTRVYSNAVPFASLIGYIGKVSSEDLAELQSSDSSYTSESIVGKSGIEKVCESTLQGSDGQETVYVDRFGKVLEQDESKTIQPTAGGNVYLTIDSDLQNAIYKILEQRIAGILETVIIDADTFDTSGVTDTANIRVPVTDVYDAIIENGVLDLSQLSAPNATSSESQIYSIFTQKQSEVFSSLSDQLTGSAPTPYNQLSDEMKEYESYIINDLLTAKTGILDSSKIDKTDATYLAWTRDETISLKDYLTYAASRNWINISAINSDETYMDSEETYQKLSEYIRTYLATDTAFSKILYKYLIDSKTLSGALVLEALYDQGILSNSDGTLDELQADASSAYSVVLKKIDDLELTPAMLALDPCSGSAVVTDPNTGEILACVSYPGYDNNRLANTMDVSYYNKLAADKSGPFYNKATQQETAPGSTFKLITTTAGLEEKVITKDTIFNCTGTFDLTETPLKCWLTTGHGPLNIIGGIQNSCNVFFCNVAYQLGLNEEGNWSDSLSLSKLQQYAKLYNMDKPSGIEVPENDPQVSDQYAIQSSIGQGTHAYTTTQLARYVTTLANSGTSYNLSMIDKTTDAEGNVIKDYSPSVESQLSISSSTWDIIHEGMRAVIESKPDYTNLGVEVAGKTGTAQESKSRPSHALFICYAPYDKPQIAMAIRIGNGYSSTNCLLTARDILQYYFKLADTSEIITGKAKNDSLSSANVD; this comes from the coding sequence ATGGATAAGGGAATGAAAAGGCATCCTCTCCGTCATTTCCGGTATACCCGGATCATCATACTCGGCGTCGTCTGCGCGCTTCTTTCGGGGATTCTGATTCATCGGCTCTATGATCTGCAGATCATCAACGGGGAGAGCTACCGGACAAATTTCAGCATCAAGACGACCAAGACCCGCACGCTGAAGAGCACCCGCGGCAACATCTATGACCGGAACGGAAAGGTGCTTGCCTACAACAAGCTTTCCTACAGTCTGACACTGGAGGACTCGGGCAGCTATGACACATACAGGCAGCGGGATCTTTCCCTCAACGGCGAGGCCTACCGGATCGCAAAGATTCTCTCAGAGCACGGCGACTCGCTTGACAATGACTTTCATGTGGTGCTGGGCAAAAACGGTCAGTACACCTATGACGTCGACGGCCGCACGCTCCAGCGCTTCAAGGCGGACGTCTACGGCTGCGCCAAGATCAACGACATGACAGAGGAACAGGCCCAGTCCACGGCTGACCAGATGATCCAGACCCTGAGCGGGAAGAAACGTTTCGGACTGGTCCGCTCCGACAAGCCGTACACGGCGGAGGAGCTGAAAAAAGCAGGCCTTCCGGAGACACTGTCCCCTGAGGATACGCTGAACATCATCTATGTCCGCTACCAGCTTTTCACCACGCAGTACCGAAAATACATGCCGGTGACGATCGCGCGCCGGCTGTCCGACCAGTCCGTGGCAGCCCTCAACGAGGAAAAGAATTCTCTGGAGGGCATCGAGATCGTGGAGGACACCACCCGCGTCTACTCCAACGCGGTTCCCTTCGCCTCACTGATCGGCTATATCGGCAAAGTTTCGAGCGAGGATCTCGCCGAGCTTCAGTCCTCTGATTCAAGCTACACAAGCGAGTCGATCGTCGGTAAATCCGGTATTGAAAAAGTATGCGAGAGCACGCTGCAGGGAAGTGACGGACAGGAGACCGTCTATGTGGACCGGTTCGGCAAGGTGCTGGAGCAGGACGAGAGCAAGACGATCCAGCCCACCGCGGGAGGCAACGTCTATCTGACCATCGACTCCGACCTTCAGAACGCGATTTACAAGATTCTTGAACAGCGGATCGCCGGCATCCTTGAGACCGTCATCATTGACGCGGATACCTTCGACACCTCGGGCGTCACGGATACGGCCAACATCCGTGTGCCGGTGACGGATGTCTACGACGCCATCATCGAGAACGGCGTGCTGGATCTTTCGCAGCTGTCCGCCCCGAACGCGACTTCGAGCGAGAGTCAGATTTACAGTATTTTCACGCAAAAGCAGAGTGAGGTCTTCTCCTCGCTGAGCGATCAGCTAACCGGTTCCGCTCCGACGCCGTACAATCAGCTCAGCGACGAGATGAAGGAATATGAATCCTATATCATCAATGATCTGCTGACAGCGAAGACCGGCATTCTCGACAGCTCGAAAATCGACAAGACGGACGCCACTTATCTCGCGTGGACCCGCGATGAGACGATATCTCTCAAGGATTATCTGACCTATGCGGCCAGCCGGAACTGGATCAATATCTCCGCGATCAATTCGGATGAAACCTATATGGATTCCGAGGAGACATATCAGAAACTCAGCGAATATATTCGGACGTACCTTGCGACCGACACGGCATTTTCCAAGATTCTCTACAAGTATCTGATCGACAGCAAGACGCTGAGCGGGGCGCTGGTGCTGGAGGCGCTGTATGACCAGGGAATCCTGAGCAACAGCGACGGCACGCTGGATGAGCTGCAGGCAGACGCTTCTTCCGCCTACTCGGTTGTTCTGAAGAAAATCGATGATCTGGAGCTGACGCCCGCCATGCTGGCTCTTGATCCCTGCTCCGGATCGGCTGTGGTCACCGACCCCAACACAGGCGAAATTCTCGCCTGCGTCTCCTATCCGGGCTACGACAACAACCGGCTTGCCAACACGATGGATGTCAGCTACTACAACAAGCTGGCGGCCGACAAGTCCGGCCCGTTCTACAACAAGGCGACGCAGCAGGAGACGGCGCCCGGATCGACGTTCAAGCTGATCACTACCACAGCCGGGCTTGAGGAAAAGGTCATCACGAAGGATACGATCTTCAACTGCACCGGCACCTTCGATCTCACGGAGACGCCGCTGAAATGCTGGCTCACGACCGGACACGGCCCGCTCAACATCATCGGCGGAATCCAGAACTCCTGCAATGTGTTCTTCTGCAATGTGGCCTACCAGCTGGGTCTCAACGAGGAAGGCAATTGGTCCGACTCGCTGTCCCTGAGCAAACTGCAGCAGTACGCGAAGCTTTATAATATGGACAAGCCTTCCGGCATCGAGGTGCCGGAGAACGATCCTCAGGTGTCCGACCAGTATGCGATCCAGTCCTCGATCGGACAGGGTACGCATGCCTACACCACGACGCAGCTGGCGCGGTACGTCACGACGCTGGCCAATAGCGGCACGAGCTACAATCTTTCCATGATCGACAAGACCACCGACGCGGAGGGCAATGTCATCAAGGATTATTCGCCCTCGGTGGAGTCCCAGCTTTCCATCAGCAGCTCGACCTGGGACATCATCCATGAAGGCATGAGAGCCGTGATCGAGAGCAAGCCGGACTACACGAATCTTGGCGTCGAGGTAGCCGGCAAGACCGGAACCGCCCAGGAAAGCAAGTCTCGTCCGTCTCATGCGCTGTTCATCTGCTACGCTCCTTACGACAAGCCGCAGATCGCGATGGCGATCCGGATCGGAAACGGCTACTCTTCGACCAACTGTCTGCTGACGGCGAGGGATATTCTGCAGTATTACTTCAAGCTGGCCGATACCAGCGAAATTATCACCGGCAAGGCAAAGAACGATTCCCTTAGTTCCGCCAACGTCGACTGA
- a CDS encoding FtsW/RodA/SpoVE family cell cycle protein encodes MLRQYRLRDYDFRLVLWLVTLSAIGVLLVGSADAALQTRQLAGMIAGCTLMIVLSLIDYSWLLNFSWVLYFLNLAILAAVRLTGHSSHGATRWINIGGFRFQPVELSKIILILFFARYFLDHENDLNRFSVLLRTLVLITVPLALIFAQPDLKNTITILILFTILYFIAGLSVRYIAIVLAVIIPLGAIFMSIVVQPDQTLIKDYQRKRIMAFLNPDSEEYTDDTTQQNNSVVAIGSGQLTGKGLNNSDVDSANKGKFIAEIDTDFIFAVAGEELGFLGSAGIVILLLLVVLECLITAAKAKDLAGRLICCGMGALVSIQSFINIGVVTRILPNTGTPLPFVSYGLTSLLSLFIGMGLVLNVGLQGRVRFERMPERMYRGSLQRERDGRYNGRRVRSW; translated from the coding sequence ATGCTCAGACAATACCGTTTGCGGGATTACGATTTCAGACTGGTTCTGTGGCTCGTCACGCTGTCGGCCATCGGCGTGCTGCTCGTCGGCTCCGCCGACGCCGCGCTTCAGACAAGGCAGTTAGCCGGTATGATCGCCGGCTGCACCCTCATGATCGTCCTTTCCCTGATCGACTACTCGTGGCTTCTGAACTTCTCGTGGGTTCTCTATTTCCTGAACCTGGCGATTCTGGCTGCGGTCCGTCTGACAGGGCACAGCAGCCACGGAGCGACGCGCTGGATCAACATCGGCGGCTTCCGCTTCCAGCCCGTTGAGCTGTCAAAAATTATTCTGATTCTGTTCTTCGCGCGGTATTTTCTTGACCATGAGAACGATCTGAACCGTTTCTCCGTTCTGCTTCGCACACTGGTTCTGATCACGGTTCCGCTTGCGCTGATCTTTGCCCAGCCGGACCTCAAGAACACGATCACCATCCTGATCCTGTTCACAATCCTCTACTTCATCGCCGGTCTCAGCGTCCGATACATCGCCATCGTGCTCGCCGTCATCATCCCGCTCGGGGCGATCTTCATGTCCATTGTCGTCCAGCCCGACCAGACGCTGATCAAGGATTATCAGCGCAAGCGGATCATGGCCTTCCTCAACCCGGACAGCGAGGAGTACACGGACGACACGACGCAGCAGAACAACTCGGTCGTCGCCATCGGAAGCGGTCAGCTGACCGGCAAGGGGCTCAACAATTCGGATGTGGATTCGGCCAACAAGGGCAAGTTCATCGCCGAAATTGACACGGACTTCATCTTCGCCGTAGCGGGAGAGGAGCTGGGGTTCCTCGGAAGTGCCGGAATTGTCATCCTCCTCCTTCTGGTCGTGCTGGAGTGTCTGATCACAGCGGCGAAGGCCAAAGACCTCGCAGGACGGCTCATCTGCTGCGGGATGGGCGCTCTGGTGTCGATCCAGAGCTTCATCAACATCGGCGTTGTCACGAGAATCCTTCCCAACACGGGGACGCCGCTCCCGTTTGTGAGCTACGGTCTGACTTCGCTGCTCTCGCTCTTCATCGGCATGGGTCTTGTCCTCAACGTCGGTCTTCAGGGACGCGTCCGCTTCGAGCGCATGCCGGAGCGGATGTACCGCGGCAGCCTTCAGCGGGAACGCGACGGCCGGTATAACGGAAGGAGAGTGAGATCATGGTGA